A genomic segment from Actinomadura hallensis encodes:
- a CDS encoding threonine/serine ThrE exporter family protein — protein MGAAERVLGPYAAERLRESAMLQRLRRTWHVLMDVSPPEPPEEEPGEVVDPRVIDLVLRVGELLLASGETTERVNEAMLSLAVAYELPRCEVQVMLTSLSVSAHPGKGAQPVTGTRAIRRRSPAYWRLTALHQLVQEASLEMLEVEDAHRRLAEIKRERAPYPAWLLVVSLGLISASGSVLAGGGPIVAVTAFGATVLGERTGALLARRGIAEFFQLAVAAAIGAGAAVLVVTVGEPGQGAAIVTGAILALLPGRPLVSSIQDGITGDLISAGARLLEVFFIIAALVSGLGAVVYLAVSLGAPIDVKHLPTPAATLEPVAILAAAAISLMFAVSLAAPRVVLVSAAVGGGLIWVLYVAGRGAGLPPVLGAAVAATVVGVLANWLSRRMGQPIMPLAVPAICPLLPGTALYRGMVELNTGSPDSGVLSLIGAVSVALALAAGVGLGGEFVRAFQSVGLSASGRWARPAARRTRGF, from the coding sequence ATGGGCGCTGCTGAGCGCGTGCTCGGGCCGTATGCGGCGGAGCGTCTGCGGGAGTCCGCCATGCTGCAGCGGCTCCGGCGCACCTGGCACGTCCTCATGGACGTCTCGCCGCCGGAGCCTCCCGAGGAGGAGCCCGGCGAGGTCGTCGACCCGCGGGTCATCGACCTGGTCCTCCGCGTCGGCGAACTCCTCCTCGCCAGCGGTGAGACGACCGAGCGGGTGAACGAGGCCATGCTCAGCCTCGCGGTCGCCTACGAGCTGCCGCGCTGCGAGGTCCAGGTCATGCTGACCAGCCTCTCGGTGTCGGCCCATCCGGGGAAGGGCGCGCAGCCGGTGACGGGGACGCGTGCCATCCGCCGCCGGTCCCCCGCCTACTGGCGGCTCACCGCGCTGCACCAGCTCGTCCAGGAGGCCTCCCTCGAAATGCTGGAGGTGGAGGACGCCCACCGCCGGCTCGCGGAGATCAAGAGGGAGCGCGCCCCGTACCCGGCCTGGCTTCTGGTCGTGTCACTGGGGCTCATCAGCGCATCCGGAAGTGTGCTGGCGGGCGGCGGCCCGATCGTGGCGGTCACCGCGTTCGGCGCCACCGTGCTCGGCGAGCGCACCGGCGCCCTCCTGGCGCGCCGCGGCATCGCGGAGTTCTTCCAGCTGGCGGTCGCCGCCGCGATCGGCGCGGGCGCCGCGGTGCTGGTGGTGACGGTGGGCGAGCCCGGCCAGGGCGCCGCGATCGTCACCGGCGCGATCCTGGCGCTGCTGCCGGGGCGCCCCCTGGTCTCCAGCATCCAGGACGGCATCACCGGCGACCTGATCAGCGCCGGGGCACGACTCCTGGAGGTCTTCTTCATCATCGCGGCCCTCGTCTCGGGGCTGGGCGCGGTCGTCTACCTCGCGGTCAGCCTGGGAGCCCCGATCGACGTGAAGCACCTGCCCACCCCGGCGGCGACGCTGGAGCCGGTCGCGATCCTCGCCGCCGCCGCGATCTCGCTGATGTTCGCGGTCTCGCTCGCCGCGCCGCGCGTAGTGCTGGTCTCCGCGGCCGTGGGCGGCGGCCTGATCTGGGTGCTGTACGTCGCCGGCCGCGGAGCGGGACTTCCACCGGTCCTCGGGGCGGCCGTGGCGGCCACCGTCGTCGGCGTGCTCGCGAACTGGCTGTCCCGCCGAATGGGGCAGCCCATCATGCCGCTCGCGGTGCCCGCCATCTGCCCCCTTCTGCCCGGCACCGCGCTGTACAGGGGCATGGTCGAGCTGAACACGGGCTCTCCGGACTCGGGTGTGCTCAGCCTCATCGGCGCCGTCTCGGTGGCCC